From Streptomyces sp. SAI-135:
GCTGGCCGTGCTGCGGCGCTCCGGGATCGTCGTCTCCATCCGCGAGGGCTCCACGGTGAGTTACGCCCTCGCCGGCGGTGACGTCGCCGAACTCCTGCGCGCGGCCCGCCGCATTCTCACGGAGCTCCTGGCCGGCCAGAACCAGCTTCTGACGCAGCTCCGGCAGGCGGACACGGCCGCGCCGGGAGCTCCTGCGGACGCGGGCGGAATCCTCACCGACCGGGGCAGCCCGCGTCCGACCCCCTCACCCGTCGTCCGGCTCCGTCGGTCACCTCCGCGGTGACCGCCCGGACCGACGGGCGGGTGAGGCGGTACGCGGCGGCGGCCGTGCAGACGACCTGGCGCACACCGATGTCGGACAACGTGTCCAGGCCGGGCGGGAGCCGGATCGTCATCCGGTCCCCCTCGGCCGTCACGGTCGGGGCGTCCGAGGAGGGCTCGCCGGGCGCGCCGGCGGTGGCCGTCGGGAGGGCCGCCGAGGTCGGCAGGCCCGGCACCTCCGTCGCGAGACCCTCCAGTCGCCCCTCCCCCGCCAGCGGACCCGCCATCAGCAGCCGCAGCGCCGCCTCGGGTTCACCCGGCTCCTCGGTGATGCGGGACACCGCGACGAGGGAGCCGTTCTCGACGAAGTAGACCTGCGTCAGCGGGAGCGTCCCGCTCGCGGGGCCGCCGGCCTGCACCACCCCGGTCGCGGGGATCCCGCAGGAGGTGAGGGCGAGCAGCGCCAGCAGCGGGGCGCGGCGCGGGGGCTTCATGACGGGTTCTCCTCGGGCGACTCGTCCCGCCGCAGCGGAAGTTCGACGGTGAAGACGGCGCCGCCCGCCGGGTGGTTGGCCGCGCGCACGGTGCCGCCGTGGACACGGACGTTCTCGGCGGTGATGGCGAGGCCCAGGCCGCTGCCCTCGGAGCGGATGCGGGCGGTGTCGGACTTGTAGAACCGCTCGAAGACATGGGGCAGGACGTCGGAGCGGATGCCGGGGCCGCTGTCCCGTACCTCGATGACGGCCACCGCGTCGGCGGCGCCCAGCCGCACCCGTACCGGACGGGCGCCGTGCTTGAGCGCGTTGCCGACCAGGTTGGCGACGACCACGTCGAGGCGGCGCGGATCCACGCGTGCGCGCACCGCGTCCGGTGGCGGAAGTTCGGTCGCCACCGTGTCCGTCCAGCCGCGGGAGGCGAGGGTGCGGCGGATCGACTCGGCGAGGTCGATCTCGTCCAGGTGCAGCACCGCCGCGCCCGCGTCGAAGCGGGAGATCTCCATCAAGTCGTCGACGAGCCGGGCCAGTTTGACGGTCTCCGCGCTGATGAGCCGGACCGCGGTGGCCGTGTCCGGGTCCAGCCGTGCGGCGTCCTCGTCGAGGACGTCGGTGACCGCGGACATGGCGGCGAGCGGGGTGCGCAGTTCGTGCGAGACGTCGGCGGCGAAGCGCCGGGCCCGGGACTCCATCTCGCGCAGCTCGGCGACCGACGCCTCCAGCGCGGCGGCCGTCTCGTTGAACGTGTGCGACAGGTCCGCGAGTTCGTCCGAGCCGTTGACCGCGAGCCGGGTGTCAAGGCGCCCCTCGGCGATCTGGCGGGTGGCGAGCCGCAGCTTGCGCACCGGCACCAGGACTCCGCGGGCGGCGAGCAGCGCGAGGACGACGGCGAGGGCGAGGGCGGCCACCATGGCCCGTTCGGCGGCGGTGACCAGGGCGTCGACGTAGGCCTGTTCCGTGGTCTGCGGAACGACGAGGAACACCCGGATCCCGGTGGTGGTGGCCACGGTGTCCCGGCCGCCGAAGAGGATCGACATGCCGACGACGAGGGAGGTGCGTCCCTCGCCGCGCACCCGCTGGAAGACGGTGGCCCGGCTGGAGCCGACGGCGTCCCGCAGGGCGGGGGTCACCTCGGCGAAGGGGTCGCCCGGGGCGGAGGAGCCGCTGCGGTCCCCGTAGGTCACCAGTACCCGCCAGCTGCCCTGCGACTCGGTGGCCGCCACGTCGTGCGCGAACTCCCGCAGCGCCGACTCGTCGGGGGGCACGGCGAGTTCGGCGGCGTGCTGGTTGAGCTGGGCCCGCAGTTGTCTGATGGTGGCGTCCTGGCTCTGCTGGAGCACTCCGGTGCGTGCCTCCCGGAAGGTCAGGGCCCCGGTCGTGACGGCCGCGACGGCGGCGACGAGCCCGAAGGCCACCACCAGGCGGGCCCGCAGGCCCCGCAGCCGGCGCTTCCTCACGGCGCCGCGAAGCGGTAGCCGAAACCGCGCACGGTGTGGATGTAGCGGGGTGCGCGGGGCGGCTCGGACATCTTGGTGCGCAGTCGCTTGACGCAGGCGTCCACCAGCCGGGCGTCGCCGTGGTAGTCGTGTTCCCAGACCGCTTCGAGGAGTTGCTGGCGGCTGAACACCTGGCCCGGTGAGGCGGAGAGGGTGAGCAGGAGGCGCAGTTCGGAGGGGGCCAGGGCGATCGGCTCGCCGTTGAGCGCCACGGTCAGTCCGGCCCGGTCGACGGCGAGTTCGCCGTAGGTGTCGATCTTCGGCAGGCCCTCGGTGCCGGGCGCGCTCCCCGCCGCCCGGCGCAGGACGGCGCGTATGCGGGCGTCGAGCACACGGGCCAGCACGGGTTTGACGACGTAGTCGTCGGCGCCCGCCTCCAGGCCGACAACGATGTCCACTTCGTCACCCCGTGCCGTCGCCATGATGATCGGCAGGGTCTGGTCGACGGCCCGGATGTTCCGGCACACCTCCAGGCCGGTCATGCCGGGCAGCATCAGGTCGAGGACGACGATGTCGGGCCGGAAGGCCCGCAGCCGGTCCATCCCCTCTTCGCCGGTCGCGGTGGCGGAGACGTCGTGGTTCTGGCGACGCAGGGCCAGGGCGACGCCCTCCCGCACGGCGGGGTCGTCCTCGATCAGCAGTACACGTGGCATGCGCACAGTATCCACATGCCCATGACCACGAGGAGGGTTATCGGTTCGTTACCTTCCGGGCCAGGTCCGATCACATGGCGATCACATCGTGAACCACCGTGACAGCGCACAAACGAAACCTGACCGGCCGTCGTCGCCGTAAGCACTCCGAGCGGAGCGTGCAGCGACAACTGTGGGGCGGTCTGGCCGCGTTGGCGGTCTTCACGGCCGTCGGCGGCGCGGTGGTGGCGTGGCTGCCGTCCGACACGGGACGAACGTCCGCTGCTCCCCCGCCCGTTGAGAGCCCGGAGCCGCACACAAGCACCGGTGCACCGGAACCGGAGGAGTCCAGCCAGCCTCCCGGCCCCTCCACGACTCCCCTCCCGCAGAGCGGTCCGGGGACCTTCGTCACCGCTCCCGGCGGCAGCGGACGGGTGGGCAAGGGCACTCCGTTGCGCTACCGGGTTGAGGTGGAGAACGGCATCACGATCTCCCCGCGTGAGGTCGCCGCGCAGGTGGAGCGGACCCTCGCCGACCCGCGCGGCTGGACGGCCGACGGCCACTCGGCGTTCCAGCGGGTGTCCGAGGGGCCCACCGACTTCCGGGTCCGCCTCGCCACCCCGGCGACCGTCGACCGGATCTGCGCCGAGGGCGGCCTGGACACCGGCGGCAAGGTCAATTGCAGCGTGCACGGCGACGTGATGGTCAACCTCAGGCGCTGGGTCCTGGCCACCGAGTTCTACCGCGAGGACGTCGTCGGGTACCGCTCGCTGATCGTCAACCACGAGGTGGGCCACTTCCTCGGCCACGGCCATGTCACCTGCCCCGGCGAGGGGCAGCCGGCCCCGGCGATGATGCAGCAGATCAAGGGCCTGCTCGGCTGCGTCCCCAATGTCTGGCCGTACGACAGCGACGGCCGTCCCGTCACGGGCCCCTCGGTCCCGTGACGCTTTGATCCCCCGACTGTCAGGAGTGCAGATGGAGTTACGCGTACGCCACAGACACGCGGCCATGGCCGCGGGAGTGGCTTCCGCGGCCCTGGTCCTCGCCGGGCTTCCGGCCGGCGCGGGCGCAGCCGACGACGCGGTCTCCGCCAGGAGCGCCCGTACGGCCTCGGCGGTGCGGACCGTCACGCTGGTCACCGGCGACCGGGTCCTGGTGGACGGCACCGGCCAGGTCTCCGCGGTGGAGCGTGCCGAGGGCCGCGAGAACATGCCGTTCTCGGTCCGGGTCGTCGCCGGGCACACCCGGGTCGTCCCCGGTGACGCCGAACTGCTGCTGGCGCAGGGCAGACTGGACCCGCGGCTGTTCGACGTCACCCAGCTCGTCGAGGACGGCTACGACGACGCGGGCCGCTCCGACCTCCCGCTGATCGTGACGTTCCGCGGCAGCAAGGCCCCTTCGACGAGCCCGTTCACCGGGGCAGGGGCGCGGATGGGGCGCCCGCTGCCCGTGGTCAACGGCCGGGCGATGCGCTCCGCGAAGAAGCGCGGCGCCGGGTTCTGGAAGGCCGTCACGGACAACTCCGGGGCCGGGACGGCCCAGTTCGCCGCCGGGGCCGGTGTGGAGAGGCTGTGGCTCGACGGAAAGCGCCGGGCGTCCCTCGACCGGAGCGTCCCGCAGATCGGCGCACCGACCGCCTGGGCCGCGGGATTCGACGGCACCGGCACCAAGGTCGCCGTCCTGGACACCGGCATCGACACCGGCCACCCCGACCTCGCGGGCAAGGTGGTCGCCGAGCAGGACTTCAGCGGCACCGGCACCACCACGGACAGGTTCGGGCACGGCACCCATGTGGCGTCCACCGTGGCCGGCAGCGGCGCCAGGTCGGACGGGAAGTACAAGGGCGTCGCGCCGGGCGCGCGGCTCCTGAACGGCAAGGTCCTCGACGACCAGGGCGGCGGCTCCGACTCCGGGATCATCGCCGGCATGGAGTGGGCGGTGGCCCAGGGCGCGGACGTGGTCAACCTCAGCCTCGGCGGCCCCGACTCCCCCGGCGTCGACCCGATGGAGGAGGCCGTCGACCGGCTCTCCGCCGAGTCCGGCACCCTCTTCGTCATCGCGGCCGGCAACGACGGCCCCGGTGAGCGGACGGTCGGCTCCCCCGGCAGCGCCGCGTCCGCGCTCACCGTGGGCGCGGTCGACAAGTCCGACGGCCTCGCCGAGTTCTCCAGCCGGGGCCCGCGGGTCGGCGACGGCGGGGTCAAGCCCGACCTGACCGCGCCGGGCGTCGACATCACGGCCGCGGCCGCCGCCGGCAGCGTCCTGACGGAGTGGTACCCCTCCGACGTCCCCGGGTACCTCACCATCGAGGGCACCTCCATGGCCACCCCGCATGTGGCGGGCGCCGCGGCGATCCTCGCCCAGCAGCACCCCGACTGGAGCGGTGAGCGTCTCAAGGCGGTGCTGACCGGTTCCGCGAAGCCGGGCACGTACAGCGCGTATCAGCAGGGCACCGGACGGGTCGACCTGGTCCGGGCGCTGGACGAGAGCGTCGTCACCGAGCAGGGCCCGCTCGACTTCGGGGTCCAGCAGTGGCCGCACGCCGACGACCAGGCGCAGGCCAAGAAGCTCACCTACCGCAACCTCGGCTCCGAGCCGGTCACGCTCGACCTGTCGGTCGAGGCCTACGGGGTGGACCGGAAACCCGCCGCCGAGGGCATGTTCACCGTCTCCCCGCAGCGGATCACCGTCCCGGCGGGCGGCGAGGCGAGCGCCGAGGTCACCGCTGACACCCGCGTGGGCACCGTGGACGGCAGCTTCGGCGGCTCGGTCACGGCCACCTCCGGCGACGGCAAGGTGCGGGTGCGGTCCGCCGTGGGGGTGGACCGCGAGGTGGAGTCGTACGACCTGACGCTCAAGCACACCGACGAGGACGGCAGGGCGACCGGTGACGCCGTGACCTCCGTCGCGAGCCTGGCCGGCTCCTTCTACGCCGACTACGCCGACGAGCAGGACGGCGAACTGACGGTACGGCTGCCCAAGGCGGACTACCTCCTGACCGGGGTGATCCACCCGTCGGCCGCCTCCGACCGGCATGCCGTGCTGGTCCAGCCCAGGCTGACCCTGGACAAGGACACGACCGTCGAGGTCGACGCCCGGCAGGCGAAGCCGGTGGACATCACCGTGCCGGACCCGGCGGCCGTGAACAACGACGCGGCGGTCATGGTCGAGTACGGGCGGGGCGAGGGCCGCGACGACGCCCATCTCGAGTTCCTGATGCCCACCTTCGAGGGCTCCCGCTTCGGGCGGCTCGGCCCGGACGACTCGGTGACGGGGCTGACGTCCCTGTTCTCCGGCGGCTGGGCCGGCAAGGCCAGGGACGGCAGGCCGGTCAACTATCACCTGGCCTGGTACCGGCAGGGCAGCCTGGACGGCTTCACCGTGACCGTCGCGCGCAGGCAGCTGGCGAAGGTGAACCTTGAGGTGGGCGAGTCGGTCGACGGCCGGCGCGCCCAGTCCGAGGTGACCCCGCACCTGCCCGACGGCCGCCTGGTGCCCGGCTACACCGACATGCGCGGCGACCTTCCGTACCGGAGCACCGAGTACATCCTCGACAACGGCGTGAAGTGGTCGGTGCGCACCTGGCAGCGCTTCGACCAGGGCCAGGACGCGGTCTTCGAGGGCTTCCTGATGCGCATGCCGAAGGCATGGAAGGCCGGCCGCACCTACGCCGAGCGGTTCGGGGTCGGTGTCTTCGGACCGGTCCTGAACGGCCCCGACGACCTCGGACCGGGCAGGGGCTTCCCCGGTGTCGGCCGCGACGGGAACACCCTCAGGGTCTTCCTGCCGCTGTTCGGCGACGGCTCCGGGCACTGGGGCCTCAGCAAGCCGACCTCGATGACGGCCAGGCTGGAGGCGGACGGCAAGGAGATCGCCGACGACTACGGCATCCCGCCGACCGTCGAACCGACGGAGTACACCGTGCCCGCCGAGGACACCGCGTACAGGCTGACGCT
This genomic window contains:
- a CDS encoding S8 family serine peptidase translates to MELRVRHRHAAMAAGVASAALVLAGLPAGAGAADDAVSARSARTASAVRTVTLVTGDRVLVDGTGQVSAVERAEGRENMPFSVRVVAGHTRVVPGDAELLLAQGRLDPRLFDVTQLVEDGYDDAGRSDLPLIVTFRGSKAPSTSPFTGAGARMGRPLPVVNGRAMRSAKKRGAGFWKAVTDNSGAGTAQFAAGAGVERLWLDGKRRASLDRSVPQIGAPTAWAAGFDGTGTKVAVLDTGIDTGHPDLAGKVVAEQDFSGTGTTTDRFGHGTHVASTVAGSGARSDGKYKGVAPGARLLNGKVLDDQGGGSDSGIIAGMEWAVAQGADVVNLSLGGPDSPGVDPMEEAVDRLSAESGTLFVIAAGNDGPGERTVGSPGSAASALTVGAVDKSDGLAEFSSRGPRVGDGGVKPDLTAPGVDITAAAAAGSVLTEWYPSDVPGYLTIEGTSMATPHVAGAAAILAQQHPDWSGERLKAVLTGSAKPGTYSAYQQGTGRVDLVRALDESVVTEQGPLDFGVQQWPHADDQAQAKKLTYRNLGSEPVTLDLSVEAYGVDRKPAAEGMFTVSPQRITVPAGGEASAEVTADTRVGTVDGSFGGSVTATSGDGKVRVRSAVGVDREVESYDLTLKHTDEDGRATGDAVTSVASLAGSFYADYADEQDGELTVRLPKADYLLTGVIHPSAASDRHAVLVQPRLTLDKDTTVEVDARQAKPVDITVPDPAAVNNDAAVMVEYGRGEGRDDAHLEFLMPTFEGSRFGRLGPDDSVTGLTSLFSGGWAGKARDGRPVNYHLAWYRQGSLDGFTVTVARRQLAKVNLEVGESVDGRRAQSEVTPHLPDGRLVPGYTDMRGDLPYRSTEYILDNGVKWSVRTWQRFDQGQDAVFEGFLMRMPKAWKAGRTYAERFGVGVFGPVLNGPDDLGPGRGFPGVGRDGNTLRVFLPLFGDGSGHWGLSKPTSMTARLEADGKEIADDYGIPPTVEPTEYTVPAEDTAYRLTLDNSRDPAVYPVSTRVHAEWTFRSAKTAGGEFAPVPLSTVRFSPELALDSTAKAGRRFEVPFTVEGAAAGQRPAKLAFQVSYDEGRTWQPAKAVGGTHLSLKHPATAGSVSLRAELTDRSGNTLTQTIERAYLTTP
- a CDS encoding ATP-binding protein, encoding MRKRRLRGLRARLVVAFGLVAAVAAVTTGALTFREARTGVLQQSQDATIRQLRAQLNQHAAELAVPPDESALREFAHDVAATESQGSWRVLVTYGDRSGSSAPGDPFAEVTPALRDAVGSSRATVFQRVRGEGRTSLVVGMSILFGGRDTVATTTGIRVFLVVPQTTEQAYVDALVTAAERAMVAALALAVVLALLAARGVLVPVRKLRLATRQIAEGRLDTRLAVNGSDELADLSHTFNETAAALEASVAELREMESRARRFAADVSHELRTPLAAMSAVTDVLDEDAARLDPDTATAVRLISAETVKLARLVDDLMEISRFDAGAAVLHLDEIDLAESIRRTLASRGWTDTVATELPPPDAVRARVDPRRLDVVVANLVGNALKHGARPVRVRLGAADAVAVIEVRDSGPGIRSDVLPHVFERFYKSDTARIRSEGSGLGLAITAENVRVHGGTVRAANHPAGGAVFTVELPLRRDESPEENPS
- a CDS encoding response regulator transcription factor translates to MPRVLLIEDDPAVREGVALALRRQNHDVSATATGEEGMDRLRAFRPDIVVLDLMLPGMTGLEVCRNIRAVDQTLPIIMATARGDEVDIVVGLEAGADDYVVKPVLARVLDARIRAVLRRAAGSAPGTEGLPKIDTYGELAVDRAGLTVALNGEPIALAPSELRLLLTLSASPGQVFSRQQLLEAVWEHDYHGDARLVDACVKRLRTKMSEPPRAPRYIHTVRGFGYRFAAP
- a CDS encoding metalloregulator ArsR/SmtB family transcription factor, whose translation is MHVPLYQAKADFFRMLGHPVRIRVLELLQHGPVPVRDLLADIDIEPSSLSQQLAVLRRSGIVVSIREGSTVSYALAGGDVAELLRAARRILTELLAGQNQLLTQLRQADTAAPGAPADAGGILTDRGSPRPTPSPVVRLRRSPPR
- a CDS encoding DUF3152 domain-containing protein — protein: MQRQLWGGLAALAVFTAVGGAVVAWLPSDTGRTSAAPPPVESPEPHTSTGAPEPEESSQPPGPSTTPLPQSGPGTFVTAPGGSGRVGKGTPLRYRVEVENGITISPREVAAQVERTLADPRGWTADGHSAFQRVSEGPTDFRVRLATPATVDRICAEGGLDTGGKVNCSVHGDVMVNLRRWVLATEFYREDVVGYRSLIVNHEVGHFLGHGHVTCPGEGQPAPAMMQQIKGLLGCVPNVWPYDSDGRPVTGPSVP